The window AGGCCAGCGCGCCAGCCGCCTGTACCAGTCCGGCAACGTGTCGGCGCCGTCGTCTGTGAGCACAAAGCCGTCACGCGCCAGTGCGATGGCCGGCTGCAGCAGATCCGACAGGGTGAACTTCCCCGAGCCATATTTCTCCAGCGCCAGCGCGAGGCCCGCGACGGTACCGGGAATGCCGATGCCGAGCGCGGAGTCGCGAGACTTCGCGATGTCCGGCTTGCCGTCGGCGCCGAGAAATACATCGCGCGTCGTCGCGGCCGGCGCGGTCTCGCGATAGTCGATGGTGATGTCTTCATGCCGATCGGCAGAGTGGATCACCATGAAGCCGCCGCCGCCGATATTACCGGCGCGCGGATAGGTGACGGCCATGGCGAAGCCGGTGGCCACCGCGGCATCCACCGCATTACCGCCGCGCGCCAGCACATCGGCGCCGGCTTTCGCCGCGATCTTTTCCTGCGCGACAACCATGCCGTGTTTGGCCACGGCCGGATGAATGGTGTCGGGTGTTGGCGGTATGTAAACGCCGCGATGCTGCTCCTGCGCCTGGATGGAGCCGCAACTCGCAGCGATCCACACGAGTGCTGCGACCAAGGTGCAACGCAGAAACGTGAACGGGGTCATCGATCGCTCCGGCCGACTGGCGGCCATGATCGCACCACCGTCATCAATGCTATATGGCTTGAGAATCATTGGGCGCAACACTGCGTGATTCGCGGAGATTCCAGACATGGCGCTTGTCGCCGCTTCAGATGCACCGGTCGCAGAGACGCCAGCAACCTATCCGCCGCGTTCGGCCGTCATTGGCTGGATGCTGTTCGACTGGGCGGCGCAGCCCTATTTCAGCCTGATCACGACCTTCGTGTTCGCGCCCTATTTTGCGACGCGCGTGGCATCGGATGCCGCCACCGGGCAATCGCTGTGGGGCTTTGCCACCGCGGCTGCGGGGCTGATCATTGCGCTGGCCTCGCCGGTGCTTGGCGCCATCGCCGATGCCAGCGGCCGCCGCAAGCCGTGGATCGCAGGCTTCGGCGCGATCTTCGTGATCGGCGCCAGCATCATGTGGATCGGCAAGCCCGGCGATCCCGCGGTGATCCTGCCGCTGCTGATCGCCTATGGCTTTGCGACCATCGGCGTGGAATTCGCCACGGTGTTCAATAACGCGATGATGCCGTCGCTGGTGCCGCCCGACAAGATCGGCCGGCTGTCCGGCTCCGGCTGGGCGCTGGGCTATGTCGGCGGCATTTTGAGCCTGATCCTCGTGCTCGGATTCATGGCGGCGAATCCGACCACCGGGCGCACGCTGTTCGGCTTCGTGCCGCTGTTCGGCCTCGACCCCGCAGCGTTCGAGGGCGACCGCATCACCGGTCCGCTGACCGGTCTGTGGTTCATTGTCTTCGTGCTGCCGATGTTTCTGCTGACGCCGGATTTCCCGGCCAAGCTGTCGCCGCGCAAGGCGATGCAGGAGGGCCTGATCGATTTGCGCCACACGCTGCGCGAGCTGCCGAAGCATCGCTCGATGATGGCGTTTCTGCTTGCCAACATGATCTATACCGACGGGCTGGTGTCGCTGTTCGCCTTCGGCGGCATCTATGCCGCCGGGACCTTCGGCTGGAATACGATTCAGATCGGCAGCTTCGGCATCACGCTGGCGTTTGCCGGTACGCTCGGTGCCTGGCTCGGCGGCAAGCTCGACGACGCGCTGGGGCCGAAGCGCGTCATCGCCGGCAGCATGCTGCTGCTGCTGCTGTCGATCATCGCGATCCTGCTGATCGATCGCGAGACCATCCTGTTCATCAAGGTCACGCCGCCGGTGCCGGGCGGTGGATTGTTCGCCGCACCCGCTGAGCGCGCCTATCT is drawn from Nitrobacteraceae bacterium AZCC 2146 and contains these coding sequences:
- a CDS encoding UMF1 family MFS transporter (product_source=KO:K06902; cath_funfam=1.20.1250.20; cog=COG2270; ko=KO:K06902; pfam=PF11700; superfamily=103473; transmembrane_helix_parts=Outside_1_31,TMhelix_32_51,Inside_52_63,TMhelix_64_86,Outside_87_95,TMhelix_96_113,Inside_114_119,TMhelix_120_142,Outside_143_161,TMhelix_162_184,Inside_185_210,TMhelix_211_230,Outside_231_272,TMhelix_273_295,Inside_296_299,TMhelix_300_319,Outside_320_328,TMhelix_329_348,Inside_349_409,TMhelix_410_432,Outside_433_441,TMhelix_442_460,Inside_461_463) → MALVAASDAPVAETPATYPPRSAVIGWMLFDWAAQPYFSLITTFVFAPYFATRVASDAATGQSLWGFATAAAGLIIALASPVLGAIADASGRRKPWIAGFGAIFVIGASIMWIGKPGDPAVILPLLIAYGFATIGVEFATVFNNAMMPSLVPPDKIGRLSGSGWALGYVGGILSLILVLGFMAANPTTGRTLFGFVPLFGLDPAAFEGDRITGPLTGLWFIVFVLPMFLLTPDFPAKLSPRKAMQEGLIDLRHTLRELPKHRSMMAFLLANMIYTDGLVSLFAFGGIYAAGTFGWNTIQIGSFGITLAFAGTLGAWLGGKLDDALGPKRVIAGSMLLLLLSIIAILLIDRETILFIKVTPPVPGGGLFAAPAERAYLALGCLIGMAGGPLQAASRTLLIRMAPQDRIAQYFGLFALTGKVTSFVGPLLIGIVTAVTASQKAGMAVLVLFFVAGLALLARVREA